A genomic window from Natronorubrum aibiense includes:
- a CDS encoding SDR family oxidoreductase has product MDLQLRGNTALVTASSSGLGKASATALVREGVNVVINGRDESRLEAAKAEIETAGSGEVVAQPGDLTAKADIRQLVQTTVDEFGGLDHLVTSAGGPPSGPFLETDDDDWYQAYDLLVMSVVRLAREAEPHLRDGDGGTIVTITSRSVKEAIDSLVLSNSVRMGVIGLEKTLSTEFAPEIRANAVLPGPHETDRIRDLVEQSVERGEYDSYEAGLEARGSNVPVGRIGDPMGLGNTVAFLSSPCSGFINGVAVPIDGGVGSSNL; this is encoded by the coding sequence ATGGATTTACAGCTACGTGGTAACACGGCACTCGTCACAGCGTCCTCCAGCGGGCTGGGCAAGGCATCGGCGACGGCACTCGTCCGCGAGGGCGTCAACGTCGTCATCAACGGCCGAGACGAGTCGCGACTCGAGGCAGCCAAAGCAGAGATCGAGACAGCCGGCTCCGGCGAGGTCGTGGCACAGCCGGGCGACCTGACGGCCAAGGCCGACATCCGCCAGCTCGTCCAGACGACCGTCGACGAGTTCGGCGGCCTCGACCATCTGGTAACGAGTGCAGGCGGGCCGCCATCCGGCCCGTTTCTCGAGACCGACGACGACGACTGGTATCAGGCGTACGACCTGCTCGTGATGAGCGTCGTTCGCCTCGCGCGGGAGGCTGAACCGCACCTTCGAGACGGCGACGGTGGAACAATCGTCACTATCACTTCGAGAAGCGTCAAAGAGGCGATCGACAGCCTCGTGCTCTCGAATTCGGTCCGAATGGGTGTCATCGGCCTCGAGAAAACGCTCTCGACGGAGTTTGCGCCCGAAATCCGGGCCAACGCCGTGCTTCCCGGCCCTCACGAGACCGACCGAATCCGTGATCTCGTCGAACAGTCGGTCGAGCGTGGCGAGTACGATTCCTACGAGGCGGGACTCGAGGCACGTGGCTCGAACGTTCCAGTGGGCCGGATCGGCGATCCGATGGGGTTGGGGAACACCGTCGCGTTCCTCTCGTCACCGTGCTCGGGATTTATCAACGGTGTCGCGGTTCCGATCGACGGCGGCGTGGGGTCATCGAACCTGTGA
- a CDS encoding IclR family transcriptional regulator, whose product MTYRSGNGRRIKATETTFAIVETLAEHECARLSDIADEVGIANSTASEHLSTLQDHGYVVEEENGYRLGLRFMDTGTQAKRYYDGLLTASKPVLEQLVNDTGETVNLVTRENDMAVYVDRLFGNRGVPTDSWVGKRRPLHMLSAGKAILAQLPEDELDDILDRQELAAASDHTITARDDLKQELETIREEGISFNDRESHKQIRAVGTAIVLEDGVHGAVSVAGPAKRFTGSYYREEIPNLLLGAVNEIELKLTYQ is encoded by the coding sequence ATGACATACAGAAGCGGTAACGGGCGACGCATTAAGGCGACTGAGACGACTTTCGCCATCGTCGAAACGCTCGCCGAACACGAGTGCGCCCGGTTATCCGACATCGCCGACGAAGTCGGCATCGCGAACAGTACCGCCTCTGAGCATCTCTCGACGCTGCAGGATCACGGATACGTCGTTGAGGAAGAAAACGGCTATCGGCTCGGATTGCGGTTCATGGATACGGGAACGCAGGCGAAACGATACTACGATGGGCTGCTCACCGCATCGAAACCGGTGTTAGAACAGCTGGTCAACGATACCGGAGAGACGGTTAACCTCGTCACACGAGAGAACGACATGGCCGTCTACGTCGACCGGCTCTTCGGTAATCGTGGCGTCCCGACCGACTCTTGGGTCGGCAAACGACGGCCGCTGCATATGCTCTCCGCAGGGAAGGCGATTCTCGCACAGTTACCCGAGGACGAACTGGATGACATCCTCGACCGCCAAGAACTCGCAGCCGCGTCCGATCACACGATCACCGCTCGAGACGACCTCAAACAGGAACTCGAGACAATCCGTGAGGAGGGCATCTCGTTCAACGACCGCGAATCGCACAAACAGATCCGTGCCGTGGGAACGGCAATCGTCCTCGAAGACGGCGTCCACGGCGCCGTCTCGGTCGCGGGACCGGCCAAACGGTTCACCGGCTCGTACTACCGCGAGGAGATTCCGAATCTGTTGTTGGGCGCAGTCAACGAGATCGAACTCAAGCTCACATATCAGTGA